The genomic window TTTGCTCACTATTTGTCTTCTCTTTGAAAGATAAGCATTTATCAAGGCTTCTTTTTCTGATcataaaagtaatatatatgcaagaattttgtttgtttgggagccacacccaattgtgctcagggcttatctctgactttgtgctcaggggtcacttctggtggggtttggaagaccatatgtgttgccagggaccaaaccagagttagctgctgtgtgcaaggcaaggacccaaaaccccatgctatctctctggccccacaacaattttaaaagtaatacatGTGCTCACTGCAAAAGAATCTGGAAAGCACATAAAGTGGAAAGAagatattcatacatatatgaacagtatataacatataattagacacaaattatatataaacataggcaaataggcaaatatttttaaatggtagtatgtttttgttgtctttcccACGTgtatatgtaattttcttttgtttggtttgttttttcggTCACAAGTAACAGtgatcaagacttactcctgggtctgtgctcagggatcacccctggcagtatttgggggaccagatgtggtggtgagcatcaaacctgggtcagctatgtgcaaagcaacgGACTTACCCACTAATGGacttacccactacactatcattCTAGCCAAtacatgtcattttaaaaaatcagaatagtTTCAAATGCTTTTTTGTAAACTTCTGTTTAAGAGTACAGTGTGCACTTTCTGGCGGTGACGGCCTCCCCACGAGAACATGCCTCTCGCCAAGGACCTCCTTCACCCCTCGCTGGAGGAGGAGAAGCGGAAGCACAAGAAGAAGCAGCTGGTGCAGAGCCCCAACTCCTACTTCATGGCCGTCAAGTGCCCGGGATGCTATAAGATCACCACCGTCTTCAGCCATGCACAGACCGTGGTTCTGCGTGTCAGCTGCTCCACGGTCCTCTGCCAGCCCACGGGCGGGAAGGCAAGGCTTACAGAAGGATGCTCCTTCAGACGGAAGCAGCACTAAAAGCTCCCTGAATCATATGAACGGGAAACCATCCCAATAAACACTTTttggatataaaaaaacaaaagagtacAGTGTGCATAAGGAAGGATGATATGTtttgatattaataataaatgagTTTTAATAATAACTTAGGCTTATTGAGAACTGAGACATGTTTCAGGTCCCTTACTAAGTGCTGATATTGCATTTACTGAATCCTCACAAAAACTCATTAAGGAAAATGCTATTATTGTTCCCATTTTACAcctaaggaaactgaggctctttAGGTTACGTACGTGTCCAAGGACATCTAGTTAATAATATGGTGGGATGGAAGATGTTTCACTGCCACAGACTGTATTAGAACTTTTATAACATGTATagatttggacttttttttttttttagtgataaaTGCCTCAAGTGGAATTGCCATGCTGGAAATGCTggcatgtttctttttaaaaatgagaatattttaatcaaattgaATATATAGTCATCTTGAATAAAGACCAAGCTCCTTTTTAACTTCTCtaacactataaaaaaaaattaaagggagaaagaaaattcaagaaaagaTTAGAGGTTTCTGTCTTTCCTCCATATATTATTATTCCCCCGTTTATTATTAGCTAATGTTGTAAACTCTTCTAAAGTCGCTGCTATTTTAGTGCTTGATAGCGATCTAAAGTGTCTCTGAACATTGAGAGAGCCGACAGTTGCCAGGGTCCAGGACATATGTTGTCAAGTGCCTGCTCAATTTTTCCATTTGATGATCATCTACTGGGTTTCTCTAAGGCACAATGCTAGCCATGCACTTAAATGTAATCTGTTTAGCAAAGCCAGCACCCATGGGTTCAGACTAAGTGGTGAAGTGTTTGCTAcaagcccaccccacccacacaagCTCTCACTCAAAGAGTCAATGAAACATTGTTTCAAAATAAGAGCTCTAAATGTTAGGCTAGTTACACGGACATCCATTATAGTGCCTTGATTGCAAGTAACAGCAACCGGTTCTGACTgatctaagcaaaaaaaaaaaaagttaatttcttGGAAGGCTCTTGAAAAGCAAAGGGAAGACTAAAGACTCAGGCTTGGAGCCCAGCATCTCCAGGAGGCTCCTGGCAGTAGGAAATGCTCAAAACTCTAGCCCAGCTGCTGTGACTAGAATGAGAACACTCCAACTGTTCTATTTGGGCCCGAAAACCTCCATTCAGATTTCAGCGTCCCTATTGGCCCCGTTGGCAACTACATGCTGGAAAGGGGTGGTACCTGGCTAACTACCCACCAGGCAATGTAGAAACACCATTAGCACTATTTGGACTAGAGGCTGGAAGGCTGACAAGTAAGAAACGTCCTTGCATTTCTTAAGAATGATGACTGCCAAAGAGAGGTCTGGCAACCCTACTCCCATTTCCTTTCAGTCTTTTTCTCTCACATCCAGAAGCTGTTCCACAGAATGTCACTCCAGTTATGTGCAAACCTCTCTGATCCGCAGCTCTTTCTACCCCTGCAATGCAAAATGTGCGCTTAGGATCGCAACATCTGCATCACCTGGGAACTTGGAAAAGCAGATATTCAGGTTCCTCCCAGACCTACTAATTATTCTACATTTCAACGACTCCACAGGTGGTCCCGATGCAAATTGGGGATAACACATTAATACATTTTTCtggcttccctcctctctctatttctttattatacAGATCAAGTCTCTTACCAACTTGAAAGAACCCCCTCTTCTGCCAGGcggtgggaaggggggagggaatggAATGTCAATTGCAAGGTTGtctcagggagagagaaaggcgaTCATTCACGTGCTAATTATCTTGTCTGGTAAACAAGGACTAAACAGACGCTCTGTGACCTTGGAGAGCTCTGTGTTCTGAAGAGAGATGACCAGCCAGTACAAATGGATACCGAGGGCTTCCCGGGGCAGTGGTACGGTTCTCAGGGCTGAGCTGGTTTCTGACACAGCCCGATCTGGCGAGGATCGCAGGCACAAAGGGACAGAGCGGGAAACTAAGTCGTACTGGGATTCACAGATCATTAGGGTGGCTGCGGGACTGTGGGAGCCCTCCCAAAGGTCACTCTGGGCTGTAAGCGGTGCCAGGGTACCCATGACTGGTCTGTCTTCTACTCAACTACAGCGAATCCGGGGGCCAGTCTCAGAGAATCACAGAGGAGAGAGCTGGAATCTGCTAAGCTTCCAGCTGAGTTGCAAGTTGCAGTTTTGCAGATTCTACAGATCAGGTGTCACCCGTTGGACTCTCATCCTGTTGGTCTTGGCAACATCCCAATAAAGCTGGTCGGAGATTTGCCCCAAAGTTAGCGAAGTTCTGTGAGTCATTTCTCAGGAACTTAGTGGCAGCCACTTGGCTGAACGTAGCTGTGCAGAGGATTGTCCAAGCCGGTGGCTGCAGCCAAGGCGTGGCTGAGGTGTTGGTGGTGAAAGTGGGGCAGGCTGCGGGCGTGGCAGAAGGGGAGGCGCCAGACAGGCTGTGGGCGTGGCAGTGGTGGTAGTGGGCGGGGCCGTGTCCACGTGGTGCCAGGCGTGGGCGTGGTTATGACATATGGCTCCAGGCTGTGGGCGTTGcggtcccccgccccccgcggtgGGGGTGGGCGTGGCCACGGTGGCAGTGGGAGGGCTGTGGGCGTGGCCAGGCTGTAGGTGGGTCAGGTGTGAGTGTGGGCCTGGTGGTAGTGGTAGTGGGTGGTTGTGGGCGTGGCCATGTGGTGGTCAGGCCCAGCTGTGGGCACCGCTGCCATGGTGACTTGGAGTAGGCTAGGAGCGTGCCGGTCAGACCCGCGAGGTAATCGCTGGAGGAGCTGTTGCCTGGGCACAAGACAGGTTACGAAGAACTGTGTCCTCAGTCTCCCGATGCAGGTAGAACTTtaggcagagtctggaaagaaaTGGAacccggggtggggcgggggggggatgtGCTGTAGGGTGGGAAAGCATCAGAGACCCAGTAACACGTCTTGGTGTCCACTGCTGGCATGGAGTCCAGCGTGGGGTTGGACCGCTTCTCTCTGGAGAGTGTCCTTGATGAGCTGTCTGGCAGAAGTGTGCTGTGACACAGGTCCCCCACCCACTGGATTTGGCAGTGGGTTTGTCCTCTTCTAGGACACGGTCCCTCACCCACTCTCATGTTTCAGGCCCACAGGCTGCTAGGAGGGACTGCACCCATCCACCCTCCCATCTTCCTCGGCCTCCTCCCTTCCATTAGGCAAAGTTAAGGTAAGTGGAGGTGGGTAGGGACATGGATCGGAAAAACATGTGCTAGGAGGGCCTGAGTTGATCTCTGGaacaagggagaggaggggagggcaagggaaggaaggagaggagagaggaggggaggggaggagaggagaggaaaggagaggggaaaagaggagggagaggatgggagagagggggagaagagaagggaggggaggagagggaaggggaggagaggagaggagagaaggagaggagatattaggggaagaggaaaagagagaagaggtgggagaggagaagagagagaggggaagggaggagaggggagagaagagcagaggagaggagaggaggggggagagaacaACCCAGGTGCTCCCTTCCTGGTGCAGCCCCTCTCCCAGTGAAGCCCCAAGTTTAACTGTGCTCAGCAAGCACACTTTATTGGGTGTCTGCTGGATCCCAGCTGTTTATGGAGCAAAAGGCTCCTAGGAAAATATACATCCTCTGTGTTCTTAGAAAAGTATGATTTACACTTCTTTGACATTCTCTGATTTCAAATGGCACTTACAAAATGCCAGCACTTCTGagttttatttctgatatttgtACCAATGAAGCAAAGCCTCTGGTTAAGATTTGGAAGTGGGGgggagaaaatgttttttttttaacctggcaCCTCAAGATGCAAAgtgttaatataaattaaataaacagcAAGTCCGTGTGTGAGGGAGCCCTTGCACCATCCCCTTGTCCACAACTCCACACTGATATGGTGACCGAGCTTACCTAGCAGTTTTTTTGCCCACTTGTCAGtgctgggttactcctggctctatgctcagggatcattcctggaggggcttgggggataatgggatccagggatcaaacctggcttggccacatgcaaggcaagtgccctgtgtgCTGTATTGCCACTCAGATCTTGGCTTACCCAGCTCTTATGTGAGGCCAGAGACTCCTCTAAGCACTTTACACATTATGGTCTCTGTATCAGTCTAGCACtttcgtctcattgttcatcaatttgctcgagcgggcaccagtaatgtctccattgtgagacttgttactggtttttggcataccgaatacgctacaggtagcttgtcaggctctgctgtgcgggcgggatactcttggtagcttgccgggctctctgacagggacagaggaattgaacccggctcgactgtgtgcaaggcaaatgccctacccgctgtgctatcgctccagtccatcatggTCTCATTTCTCTAAACCAGTGCTTCCCAAAcaggtgacctccccccccaccatccaATATGGGGTGATATTCAGTAACATCtagagatatttatttatttggtgctcAAGGGCTGCACCAGGCTTATTGCTCAAGGATTGCTTCTGGCCATGCGTGGGGTGTCCGAGAataaacccaggtctcccacatgcaaagtagtGATCCAGGCCTTTGAGTCACCTCCCTGGCCCTAGAGACATTTCTAGTTGTTGTAAGGTTCAGGGCACATTCCTGGCATTTAATGGGGAGAAGTCTGGATAGCCCCCAGAGCAAAGGATGATATGGCCCCCTAAGGTTCAACCATGGTTCTAAGTGCTGAGGGCTCTCATTCACCCTCTATTACAGagacttttcaaaattattaatgCTTGTTATCAAGCATGGACTAGAATGATAGGGTATTTGGATAGcatggatagtacagcaggtagggtgtttgccttgcatgcggccgacccgggttcgattcctctgcccctctcggagagcctggcaagctacccgtggcgtattcgatatgccaaacacagtaacaagtctcacaatggagacgttactggtgcctgctcgagcaaatcgatgaacaacaggatgacagtgctacagtgctacagtgccattatCAAGCAttagaaacaaaagcaagaacaaaTAAAAGACTAAGAAAGTTTTATCAATTCTTGAAATAAATTGAGagcagaggagaagagaaacCCACAGCTTTTCATGTGGGTTGGTCCATGGTACCTCAGGGCCTGTCTGTCCTGTAGGTTCGTGTTTTAGGACAATGCTGGTCGCCCTGAAccatgtgtgcacgtgcgtgaGCAGCTCCTCAGGGGGGCTCCCCCCCCACAGGCTGAGCTGTCCAGGACAGTGGGGGTAGTAACTCTGCCTTCCAAGCCCATTGGCTGCAGCCCTAGGCAAGCTGATTCCCAGCCTCACGCCATTTGCAGCCTGCAGTTCCCATCTTTCCCTCTGGGGCGATGGGGACTGGGAAGCAGCAGCTGTCTCCAGGTCAGCCCGGGGCACACCTTCTGAGAATCAGCAGACGTGTGTATCTAATGGCCCACACAAAGAAAGGCGCTCAAAGGAATTCAAAGCGGGTGAGTTCATTCACCTGGTCTACTGTACCACACAGTGTTCTTCAACCTCTCCACACCCGCGGATCAGTGCCTGTCGTGCACACGGCTCCATGAGCCTGCAGTTGTAACCAAAGTGGCAGACCAATGATTTTCAACCTTTCTGCACTGGTGAACTGGTACTGGTCTAACATGTTCATAGTATTTGCAGCGAAAAATCCAAGTTTAGAATTGCACGTacaagggggccagagcaatagtacagccggtagggcatttgccttgcacgtaagccagctaacctgggtttaatccccggcatcccatatggtccctcagtccCCACCAGgattagttcctgagtgcagaaaacaggggtagcctctgagcatcactgggtatgacccaaaaagaaaaaacttgcaTGTATAGGGCTACAGATATAGTAGAGAGTCACTAGTGCATCCTTTGCTGGTATAGGAcgccaggttgattcccagctctgcatgTTCAcccctgtgtgtgactgtgaacTGAAATCTAATTCCTATCCCCCTTTTCATGAGGGCAGGTCTGATTCCTGGGAAGGGAGGTCTGGTTCCTGTCCCTGCTGCTTCCTCATGACCACTACAGGGAAGCCTGGCATCCGACCCTGCTCTTACCATATCTTTTACCATCTATGTACCATACAGTGCACATCACCCGTACATGCCTGTTGTACTACATGACCTTATCATGTGTGACTCTGCTCGCTCGCCTCCCCACCTGTCCCAGTGTAGACCATTTCCCAGCCTGGGATGAGTCTGTATAAATGGACCTGAACCTTGGGTTGGGCGCTCAGCTTTTAGAGTACAGCTTTTAGGTATAGCTCTAAGTGCTGCTGGGGTGGACTTGGTGGTCCATGGTACCTCAGGGCCTGAGCTGCTTCGAATCTTGGTCCCTAGCCTTGAACCATCAGCTCGGTtgtctgagtattgccaggatgACCTCCGGGATCTGCTGAGCACTATCGAAAAGGTCTTCTCACCCACACACAGTTTTGCAAGTACACTGGtgctgagtttttaaaaagttggtgCTTTCAGATGCTTAGTATTCTAGGACATATATGACTTTCATCAGAAATAAACAATAATCAACTGTTTTGAGGGGGTCCATACTCGGCTGTGTTCAAGGTTTATTTCTGCCTTGaactcaggggtcaatcctggcagtgtttagggaccatattgggtgctggggatcaaacctaagttagccacatgcaaggcaaatgccctacctactctactatatCGCTCTACCCCCCAATaagaaagatttttaagaatccacataaagaaaaatgggtgggaggctggagtgatagcatagcggggagggcatttgtcttgcacacagccaacccaggttcgattcccagcatcccatatggtcccccgagcactgccaggagtgattccctgaatgcagaaccaggagtaacccctgagcatcgtcaggtatgaccctaaaagtcAGACCCTAAAAGTCTcgaaagagagggagacagagagagagagagagagagagagagagagagagagagagagagagagagagagagagagagagagagagagagagagagagagaaatgggtgGTGTctgaaaaaaacaagaataaaagaaaaggtcTTTTGTTAGAAGACAAAAGTGGGATGTATGGCTtttatgtgtgtgattatgtgtttatgtttgttttgtttgtttgggggccacatttggtgatgctcaggggttactcctgcttcgacactcaggaattacttctagcgagctcaggggaccatgtgggattctgggaatcaaaccccagttagccttatgcaagataagtgccttaccttgtactattcctccagccccttgtgtgACTGTGAACTGAAATCTAATTCCTATCCCCCTTTTCATGAGGGCAGGTCTGATTCCTGGGAAGGGAGGTCTGGTTCCTGTCCCTGCTGCTTGCTCATGACCACTACAGGGAAGCCTGGCTTCCGGTCCTGCTTTTACCATATCTTTTACCATCTATGTACCATACAGTGCACATCACCCTTACATGCCTGTGTACTACATAACCTTGTCATGTGTGACTCTGCTCACTCACCTCCCCACCTGCAAGTTCCCATTGTAGACCATTTCCCAGCCTGGGATGAGTCTGTATGAAGGGACCTGAACCTTGGGTTGGGCGCTCAGCTTTTAGAGGTAACTCCACAGTTGGCACCGGTGctgaataaattgattttttttttcttgttcctctgagtgtgtgtgtgtttgccctTTCCCTTTGCTAGGCTGTTCTGCAACGTGGTAACTTCAGTGAAAATGCTCCTGTTGTAGGTGGAGGCGTAGGGAGGCCTGGTAAAGtgcttttgggaaataataaaatttaagaagagattcCCTAACCCGGAAGTAGCCCAAAGACATTAGGACCACATTCCTTTGACACAaacaaatcctgagcactttAGAGAGAAGAAACTGAAGCACCAGCCAGATGCAGAAATCCTAGGCTCCCCCAGAGAAGGGGGggccctcagaaaaggagaagctgcaAAAGAACTTGAGATTACGATGAGACCATCGGCAGTACCAGGGATGAAGTCTTGAGAAGACCATGAAGACTTTCCCGTGACAACAccaagattcatttttttttgtttttttttttgctttttgggtcacacctggcaatgcacaggggttactcccggctcatgcactcaggaattactcctggcagtgctcaggggaccatatgggatgctgggaatcaaacccgggtcggctgcatgcaaggcaaacgccctacctgctgtgctattgctccagccccccagattcaTTTTTATGTGTGAAAAACTCCAGAAAAAGAACAAACTTGGAAGACTTGCATATAAAAGCTCCTTTGGAGGGCCCGatcaatagtacaatgggtagggcatttgccttgacataactgacctgggtttgatctccagcatcctgtatggtcctgggagctgctaggagtcatccctcagcatggccaggtgtggctctaaagcAAAAATACTTGGAAGGCAACtaatcttaaagggaaatatatttttacatatatatggatacatatctgtgtatatgtagatatatatagatatatgtatgcacacaaagcccaaccttcaacaacatgttatgaatctcttatagaaggacttaatgggccctaggtgaaatacaacaatcttcacacactcattttcctctaaggaaatttttctgGATcactttcagtggtttattcataacaaacatacaaaatgaattattttggttcCATTTTGCATCAGGGGTTGGGACTCGGGATGGAAACCAAcccaaatatggtgatgggattggtgttgtggtggtgggattggtgtttgatattaaatataatcaaatattgtgaactactttatatgaataataataataaaaaagggcaaaacaaaaatgaacaacaacaaaaaagaagctcctgcagaagGTCACTAGGGGCTCGCTCTTCAAGCCCAAGTTCTCCCTCGAACAGGCATCTCACTTGCTGGCCTTGCTGTTTCTTTGTTTAcctatttccactctgaaaaAGTCCGTGTTCTCTTAAGCatgtctttttctcttcctttcccctcacatcttttaaaataagtattaataaaaactatcttgctccaggactggagcgatagcacagcgggtagggcatttgccttgcacgcagccgacccaggttcgatccccagtatcccatatggttccccag from Sorex araneus isolate mSorAra2 chromosome 4, mSorAra2.pri, whole genome shotgun sequence includes these protein-coding regions:
- the LOC101554588 gene encoding 40S ribosomal protein S27-like, which translates into the protein MPLAKDLLHPSLEEEKRKHKKKQLVQSPNSYFMAVKCPGCYKITTVFSHAQTVVLRVSCSTVLCQPTGGKARLTEGCSFRRKQH